A genomic stretch from Amycolatopsis sp. 195334CR includes:
- a CDS encoding TetR/AcrR family transcriptional regulator: MTAQPARRRRFDPERRERIIEAAIDVIAERGVAGTSHRTVAEAADVPLGSLTYHFESLDELLRLAFTRLAERMHGRFDAALAAIGEGGDGREGVVRIICDEGLGFDRDLLLMVELYVLAIRKPAFRELIQDWMNASRRSLARHFPEDTAPEIDALIEGMVLHSHLSTEPFDADRVRRAVHRITAR; this comes from the coding sequence ATGACCGCACAACCCGCGCGCCGCAGGCGGTTCGACCCGGAGCGGCGCGAGCGCATCATCGAAGCGGCCATCGACGTGATCGCCGAACGCGGGGTCGCCGGTACCTCCCACCGGACCGTGGCCGAGGCCGCCGACGTGCCGCTCGGCTCGCTCACCTACCACTTCGAGAGCCTCGACGAACTGCTGCGCCTCGCCTTCACCCGGCTCGCCGAGCGCATGCACGGCCGGTTCGACGCCGCGCTCGCCGCGATCGGAGAAGGCGGCGACGGCCGCGAGGGCGTGGTCCGGATCATCTGCGACGAGGGTCTCGGCTTCGACCGCGATCTGCTGCTGATGGTCGAGTTGTACGTGCTCGCCATCCGCAAGCCCGCCTTCCGCGAACTGATCCAGGACTGGATGAACGCCAGCCGCCGGTCGCTGGCGCGGCACTTCCCCGAGGACACGGCGCCGGAGATCGACGCGTTGATCGAGGGCATGGTGCTGCACAGCCACCTGTCCACCGAACCCTTCGACGCCGACCGGGTGCGGCGCGCGGTGCACCGGATCACCGCCCGATGA
- the clpX gene encoding ATP-dependent Clp protease ATP-binding subunit ClpX: MAAGEQAPRCSFCGRAQHLVGRLIAGPSGVYICDECVGECTELIEEPETRETAELPRPREICAYLDRYVVGQPGAKRALSVAVYNHYKRIERGGAGTGRHARETEEPVELGKSNVLLLGPTGCGKTHLARTLARMLDVPFAIADATTLTEAGYVGEDVENILLKLIQAADYDLARAQTGIIYLDEVDKIARKSEHPSITRDVSGEGVQQALLKILEGNVVSVPPQGGRKHPHQEALRFDTTNVLFIAAGAFDGLDRLAGDRAARRGIGFGAEPRAAVVPRVQPQDLVRYGLIPEFVGRLPVVSAVRPLDRATLARILTEPRDALIKQYRRLLALDGVELRFTDDAVDAIAEQALLRGTGARAARAVLETVLLPVMYEVPSRDDIAEVIIGRETVLDRVRPIVVPRESRSA; encoded by the coding sequence ATGGCAGCCGGTGAGCAGGCACCGAGGTGCTCCTTCTGCGGGCGCGCGCAGCACCTGGTCGGACGGCTGATCGCCGGCCCGTCCGGGGTCTACATCTGCGACGAGTGCGTCGGGGAGTGCACCGAACTGATCGAGGAACCCGAGACCAGGGAAACCGCCGAACTCCCGCGCCCGCGGGAGATCTGCGCCTACCTCGACCGGTACGTGGTCGGCCAGCCCGGTGCGAAGCGGGCGCTGTCGGTGGCGGTCTACAACCACTACAAGCGGATCGAGCGCGGGGGAGCGGGCACCGGGCGCCACGCCAGGGAAACCGAGGAGCCGGTCGAACTGGGCAAGTCGAACGTCCTGCTGCTGGGGCCGACCGGCTGCGGCAAGACCCACCTCGCCCGCACCCTCGCGCGGATGCTGGACGTGCCGTTCGCGATCGCCGACGCGACCACGCTGACCGAGGCCGGGTACGTCGGCGAGGACGTGGAGAACATCCTGCTCAAGCTGATCCAGGCGGCCGACTACGACCTGGCCCGCGCCCAGACCGGCATCATCTACCTCGACGAGGTGGACAAGATCGCGCGCAAGTCGGAGCACCCGTCGATCACCAGGGACGTCTCGGGTGAGGGCGTGCAGCAGGCGCTGCTGAAGATCCTCGAAGGCAACGTCGTCTCGGTGCCGCCGCAGGGCGGGCGCAAGCACCCGCACCAGGAAGCGCTGCGGTTCGACACGACGAACGTGCTGTTCATCGCCGCGGGCGCGTTCGACGGGCTGGACCGGCTCGCCGGGGACCGGGCCGCCCGGCGCGGCATCGGCTTCGGCGCGGAACCGCGGGCGGCCGTGGTGCCGCGGGTGCAGCCCCAGGACCTGGTGCGGTACGGGCTGATCCCGGAGTTCGTCGGCAGGCTGCCGGTGGTTTCCGCGGTGCGGCCGCTCGACCGGGCGACGCTGGCGCGCATCCTCACCGAACCGCGGGACGCGCTGATCAAGCAGTACCGGCGGCTGCTCGCGCTCGACGGCGTCGAACTCCGGTTCACCGACGACGCGGTCGACGCGATCGCCGAGCAGGCGCTGCTCCGCGGCACCGGGGCGCGCGCGGCGCGTGCCGTGCTCGAAACGGTGCTGCTGCCGGTGATGTACGAGGTGCCCAGCCGCGACGACATCGCCGAGGTGATCATCGGCCGCGAGACCGTGCTGGACCGCGTGCGCCCGATCGTGGTGCCGCGGGAGAGCCGGTCGGCCTGA
- a CDS encoding DUF998 domain-containing protein, producing MHPTASVQTPQMSFVHSYLFLRRAVGVIGLALPVVLIVGKIVLEGGGTLSSISGYYHSVMRGVFVGSMCAVGTFLLSYRGYNRLDDICGDIAAVAAIGVGLFPVAGPDPTPTQRLVETVHVACAAVFFVTLAVFCLFLFTRTGGEPTRHKTWRNRVYRTCGLVMLACLVLIAAEGLWLADELAALNPVLWLESAAIFAFGVAWWIKGETLLRDP from the coding sequence ATGCACCCGACGGCTTCGGTCCAGACGCCCCAGATGAGCTTCGTGCACTCCTACCTGTTCCTCCGCCGGGCGGTCGGGGTGATCGGGCTGGCGCTCCCGGTGGTGCTCATCGTCGGGAAGATCGTGCTGGAGGGCGGTGGCACGCTCTCCTCGATCAGCGGCTACTACCACAGCGTGATGCGCGGCGTTTTCGTCGGCAGCATGTGCGCGGTCGGCACCTTCCTGCTGTCCTACCGCGGGTACAACCGGCTGGACGACATCTGCGGCGACATCGCCGCCGTGGCCGCGATCGGCGTCGGGCTGTTCCCGGTCGCCGGGCCCGATCCCACGCCGACCCAGCGCCTGGTGGAAACCGTGCACGTGGCCTGCGCCGCGGTGTTCTTCGTGACGCTGGCGGTGTTCTGCCTGTTCCTGTTCACCAGGACCGGCGGGGAGCCGACGCGGCACAAGACCTGGCGCAACCGGGTCTACCGCACCTGCGGTCTGGTCATGCTGGCCTGCCTGGTGCTCATCGCGGCCGAGGGCCTGTGGCTGGCCGACGAGCTGGCCGCGCTGAATCCCGTGCTGTGGCTGGAATCCGCGGCCATCTTCGCCTTCGGGGTGGCGTGGTGGATCAAGGGCGAGACGCTGCTGCGCGATCCCTGA
- a CDS encoding GAF and ANTAR domain-containing protein encodes MAETENVDFAKLTRLLMDADTTAGVLERVVEAAHRVVPGAELVSITLRSPDGRFHTPIETAPIALELDQVQYDTGEGPCLDAARPEGPAYAHSADLAKNSPWPRFGPAAARHGYHAVLSTALVPDAKPPRLSGALNIYRTSDGDFGDDAWRMALLLATHGSLALARTEAVTRAELEAAQLRDAIATRDVIGQAKGILMERRGMSADEAFGFLRGASQSLNVRLAELAETLVTRRSELDPPR; translated from the coding sequence ATGGCTGAAACCGAGAACGTGGACTTCGCGAAGCTGACCCGGCTCCTGATGGACGCCGACACCACCGCGGGCGTGCTGGAACGGGTGGTCGAGGCGGCACACCGGGTGGTGCCGGGCGCCGAACTGGTGTCGATCACCCTGCGCTCCCCGGACGGGCGGTTCCACACCCCGATCGAGACCGCGCCGATCGCGCTCGAACTCGACCAGGTGCAGTACGACACCGGCGAAGGACCGTGCCTGGACGCCGCGCGTCCCGAAGGACCCGCGTACGCGCACAGCGCCGACCTCGCCAAGAACTCGCCGTGGCCCCGGTTCGGCCCGGCGGCGGCCCGGCACGGCTACCACGCCGTGCTGTCCACCGCGCTGGTGCCGGACGCCAAGCCCCCTCGGCTTTCCGGCGCGCTCAACATCTACCGCACTTCCGACGGCGATTTCGGCGACGACGCGTGGCGGATGGCGCTGCTGCTCGCGACCCACGGGTCGCTGGCGCTGGCGCGCACCGAGGCCGTCACCCGCGCTGAACTCGAAGCCGCCCAACTGCGCGACGCGATCGCCACCCGTGACGTGATCGGCCAGGCGAAGGGCATCCTGATGGAGCGACGCGGGATGTCGGCCGACGAGGCCTTCGGCTTCCTTCGCGGCGCCTCGCAGTCACTCAACGTGAGGTTGGCGGAATTGGCGGAAACGCTGGTCACGCGGCGATCGGAGCTGGATCCGCCGCGTTGA
- a CDS encoding dihydrofolate reductase family protein, translated as MTDGKVLWHVTMSLDGFIADTGHGMGWATGAALRPGLFEEMVAATGAILSGRRGYDAGVKQVGAGNTAKQAYGGAFDGPVFVLTHHPEDTVPEPGLTFLDCDLGSAVATGLAAARGKNLEVFGADLARQCLELDLIDEFFVHLVPVMLGDGVRLFDAPGVKPVLWQRIGDGDPALSVDLRYRPVGRG; from the coding sequence ATGACCGACGGCAAGGTCCTTTGGCACGTGACGATGTCGCTGGACGGGTTCATCGCCGACACCGGGCACGGCATGGGCTGGGCGACCGGGGCGGCGCTGCGGCCGGGGCTGTTCGAGGAGATGGTCGCGGCGACCGGCGCCATTCTCTCCGGCCGCCGCGGGTACGACGCTGGGGTGAAGCAGGTCGGCGCGGGCAACACCGCCAAACAGGCCTACGGCGGCGCGTTCGACGGCCCGGTCTTCGTGCTGACCCACCACCCCGAAGACACCGTGCCCGAACCGGGCCTCACCTTTCTCGACTGCGACCTCGGCTCGGCGGTGGCCACCGGGTTGGCCGCCGCGCGGGGCAAGAACCTGGAGGTCTTCGGTGCCGACCTGGCCCGTCAGTGCCTCGAACTCGACCTGATCGACGAGTTCTTCGTGCACCTGGTGCCGGTCATGCTCGGCGACGGGGTCCGGCTGTTCGACGCTCCGGGGGTGAAACCCGTGCTCTGGCAACGGATCGGTGACGGCGACCCGGCGCTGTCGGTGGACCTCAGGTACCGGCCGGTGGGGCGGGGGTGA
- a CDS encoding sulfatase has product MSEETVHPARPVRRVLARAGLVLGAVLVFAALVVPDELDRLTPGAFARLPVEALAGVALVLVLPPRPRRVLAALAGAVLGLLTIVKLINMGFRVALDRPFNPVFDWDLFGPAQDLLATSIGEAGAIAAVCGIVLAALALVVSLTLSAVRLARLVAGHRTTSTRVVAVLGVVWIACAALGVQFVPNVPVAANSAVAFAYEDLRKVRADLLDQDVFAAELAAPDPFAAVPGDQLLTALRGKDVVLTFVESYGRFAVQGSDVAARIGPLLDQGTERLRAAGFGARSAYLTSPTTGGGSWLAHSTLQSGLEVKNEQRYDTALASDRLTLGGAFGRAGWRTVGDVPAHTKDWPEGAFYGYEGYYDARNVGYQGPSASYVTMPDQFTLSAFHRNERAVPGDRPVMAEIDLVSSHFPWAPPPPVLDWNAVGDGSVYHSLGRPPVPGMWSDPALIRGAYAESVEYSLATLLSYVETHGGDDLVLVFLGDHQPSTMVTGEGADWDVPVTIVARDQAVLDRVAGWGWDEGLRPGPQAPVKPMQEFRDQFLTAFSR; this is encoded by the coding sequence GTGAGCGAGGAAACGGTGCACCCCGCGCGCCCGGTGCGGCGGGTGCTGGCCCGCGCCGGGCTGGTGCTGGGCGCGGTGCTGGTGTTCGCCGCGCTGGTGGTGCCGGACGAACTGGACCGGCTGACGCCCGGCGCGTTCGCCCGGCTCCCGGTCGAGGCGCTGGCCGGGGTCGCGCTGGTGCTCGTGCTGCCGCCGCGCCCGCGCCGCGTGCTCGCCGCGCTGGCCGGTGCCGTGCTCGGGCTGCTGACCATCGTGAAGCTGATCAACATGGGCTTCCGGGTCGCGCTCGACCGGCCGTTCAACCCGGTGTTCGACTGGGACCTGTTCGGTCCGGCGCAGGACCTGCTGGCCACCTCGATCGGCGAAGCGGGCGCGATCGCCGCGGTCTGCGGCATCGTGCTGGCGGCACTGGCGCTGGTGGTGTCGCTGACATTGTCGGCCGTGCGCCTGGCCCGGCTGGTGGCCGGGCACCGCACCACCTCGACCCGCGTGGTCGCGGTGCTCGGCGTGGTCTGGATCGCGTGCGCGGCGCTCGGCGTGCAGTTCGTGCCGAACGTGCCGGTGGCGGCCAACAGCGCGGTCGCGTTCGCCTACGAGGACCTGCGGAAGGTGCGGGCGGATCTGCTCGACCAGGACGTCTTCGCCGCCGAACTGGCCGCGCCGGACCCGTTCGCCGCGGTGCCCGGCGACCAGCTGCTGACCGCGTTGCGCGGCAAGGACGTGGTGCTCACCTTCGTCGAGAGCTACGGCCGGTTCGCCGTGCAGGGTTCCGACGTCGCCGCCCGGATCGGCCCGTTGCTCGACCAGGGCACCGAGCGGCTGCGCGCGGCCGGGTTCGGCGCCCGCAGCGCGTACCTCACCTCGCCGACCACTGGCGGCGGCAGCTGGCTCGCGCACTCGACCCTGCAGTCCGGGCTGGAGGTCAAGAACGAGCAGCGCTACGACACCGCGCTCGCGAGCGACCGGCTCACCCTCGGCGGCGCGTTCGGACGAGCGGGCTGGCGCACGGTCGGTGACGTCCCGGCGCACACGAAGGACTGGCCGGAGGGCGCCTTCTACGGTTACGAGGGCTACTACGACGCGCGCAACGTCGGGTACCAGGGCCCGTCCGCGTCGTACGTGACCATGCCCGACCAGTTCACCCTGTCCGCCTTCCACCGCAACGAGCGCGCGGTCCCCGGCGACCGCCCGGTGATGGCGGAGATCGACCTGGTGTCGAGCCACTTCCCGTGGGCACCACCGCCCCCGGTGCTGGACTGGAACGCGGTCGGCGACGGTTCGGTCTACCACTCGCTGGGCCGGCCGCCGGTGCCGGGCATGTGGTCGGACCCGGCGCTGATCCGCGGTGCCTACGCCGAATCCGTGGAGTACTCGCTGGCCACGCTGCTGTCCTATGTGGAGACCCACGGCGGCGACGACCTGGTGCTGGTCTTCCTCGGTGACCACCAGCCCTCGACCATGGTCACCGGCGAAGGGGCCGACTGGGACGTGCCGGTGACCATCGTGGCGCGGGACCAGGCGGTGCTCGACCGGGTCGCGGGCTGGGGCTGGGACGAGGGCCTGCGGCCGGGACCGCAGGCGCCGGTGAAGCCCATGCAGGAGTTCCGCGACCAGTTCCTGACCGCGTTCTCGAGGTGA
- a CDS encoding winged helix-turn-helix transcriptional regulator, which yields MASCQKFVSGLDAGIDVVGGKWKVLILWALGQGPRRFGQLKRELTGVSEKMLIQHLRELERDEVVHREVHHVVPPKVEYSLTGSGTTLIEALRPLGAWGCDRKERLEEIRGAG from the coding sequence GTGGCCTCCTGCCAGAAGTTCGTGTCCGGACTGGACGCCGGGATCGACGTGGTCGGCGGGAAGTGGAAGGTGCTCATCCTGTGGGCGCTCGGGCAGGGCCCGCGCCGGTTCGGGCAGCTCAAGCGCGAACTGACCGGGGTGAGCGAGAAGATGCTCATCCAGCACCTGCGCGAACTGGAACGCGATGAGGTGGTGCACCGGGAGGTCCACCACGTCGTGCCGCCCAAGGTGGAATACTCGCTGACCGGCTCGGGCACCACGCTGATCGAAGCACTCCGCCCGCTCGGCGCGTGGGGTTGTGACCGAAAAGAGCGCCTCGAAGAAATCCGCGGCGCGGGATAA
- a CDS encoding MFS transporter: MHLFPLLLVVFGLTTGEFVIAGLLPDVAAGLTVPIPSAGLLVSAYALGMIVGGPVVTVLTARVARKPLITGLIVVAVLGNLGSAVAPGYALLLFSRFVAGLVVATFFAVGIAIAVSLAEPGKQASAVAKLTLGLNLGIVLGTPLGTFVGHHFGWRATFAAVALISLVALPLVLRFVPAQPAAATGSVLGELRVFASRELRWALLLTAAGNLGVVTVFVYITPLLTELSGFGTEAVPWLLLVYGAGAVAGNFLGGRLADRALLPSVAALLAALAGVLVVCWLLSAHRPAAAVLTFVLGLLAFAIIPGMQTRVVTTAGAAPTLAVAVNASGFQLASAFAGWLGGWLIEDGPGLGSLYLVGAALTVAGLGVALHSLRRDRALTPAPPAGT; this comes from the coding sequence ATGCACCTGTTCCCCTTGCTGCTGGTCGTTTTCGGCCTCACCACCGGCGAGTTCGTCATCGCCGGGCTCCTGCCCGACGTGGCCGCCGGGCTGACCGTGCCGATCCCGTCGGCGGGCCTGCTGGTCAGCGCCTACGCGCTGGGCATGATCGTCGGCGGGCCGGTGGTCACCGTGCTCACCGCCCGCGTCGCGCGCAAACCGCTGATCACCGGGTTGATCGTGGTCGCCGTGCTGGGCAACCTCGGTTCGGCGGTGGCCCCCGGTTACGCCCTCCTGCTGTTCTCCCGCTTCGTCGCCGGGCTGGTGGTGGCCACCTTCTTCGCGGTGGGCATCGCGATCGCGGTGTCGCTGGCCGAACCCGGCAAGCAGGCCTCGGCGGTGGCGAAGCTGACCCTGGGCCTGAACCTCGGCATCGTGCTGGGCACCCCGCTGGGCACCTTCGTCGGGCACCACTTCGGCTGGCGGGCCACCTTCGCCGCGGTGGCCCTGATCAGCCTGGTCGCGCTGCCCTTGGTACTGCGGTTCGTGCCCGCGCAACCCGCCGCCGCCACCGGCTCCGTGCTCGGCGAACTCCGCGTCTTCGCCAGTCGCGAGCTGCGCTGGGCGTTACTGCTCACCGCAGCCGGAAACCTCGGTGTGGTCACGGTTTTTGTCTACATCACCCCGTTGCTCACCGAACTCAGCGGCTTCGGCACCGAGGCCGTGCCGTGGCTGCTGCTGGTCTACGGCGCCGGCGCGGTCGCGGGCAACTTCCTCGGCGGGCGGCTGGCGGACCGGGCGCTGCTGCCCTCGGTGGCCGCCCTGCTCGCCGCGCTCGCGGGTGTGCTCGTGGTGTGCTGGCTGCTCAGCGCGCACCGCCCGGCCGCGGCGGTGCTCACCTTCGTGCTCGGCCTGCTGGCCTTCGCGATCATTCCCGGGATGCAGACCCGGGTGGTGACCACCGCCGGTGCCGCGCCGACGCTCGCCGTCGCGGTCAACGCCTCGGGGTTCCAGCTCGCCTCCGCGTTCGCGGGCTGGCTCGGCGGCTGGCTCATCGAGGACGGGCCGGGGCTGGGCTCGCTCTACCTCGTCGGCGCCGCGCTGACCGTGGCGGGCCTGGGCGTCGCCCTCCACTCGCTGCGCCGGGACCGGGCGCTCACCCCCGCCCCACCGGCCGGTACCTGA
- a CDS encoding MFS transporter: MTARPMVATPEIRRWRAALFAMFLLTGITFASWVTRTPAIRDSVGASTAQMGVIIAGLSVGSLFGIAVAGKLVVARGGRFVIALGAAAMVGGLLLIAAGAAIGAGWLVCGGLAFFGLGMGASEVAQNVEGAEIERALAASVLPAMHGCFSIGTFAGALAGIALNALAVPVALHVGTSAALMAAVSVWAVRGIPAHAAAEDESASTAKTKVWREPRVVLIGVIVLGMALAEGSANDWLPLITVDGFSATATIGSVAYALFGLAMSVGRFSGSRVLDRFGRTTAMRGSAVIATAGVALVVLAPGIELAAVGVVLWGLGTSLGFPVALSAAGDEPENAAARVSAVATIGYLAFLVGPPLLGLLGEYAGLRNALVVVLVMLAVAGACAPAVRDRAAASRP, translated from the coding sequence ATGACCGCGCGGCCGATGGTGGCGACCCCGGAGATCCGGCGGTGGCGGGCTGCCCTGTTCGCGATGTTCCTGCTCACCGGCATCACCTTCGCGTCCTGGGTGACCAGGACCCCGGCGATCCGCGACTCGGTCGGTGCCTCCACCGCGCAGATGGGCGTGATCATCGCCGGGTTGTCGGTGGGCTCGCTGTTCGGCATCGCGGTCGCCGGGAAGCTCGTGGTGGCCAGGGGCGGGCGGTTCGTGATCGCGCTCGGTGCCGCGGCCATGGTCGGCGGGCTGCTGCTGATCGCGGCGGGCGCGGCGATCGGCGCGGGCTGGCTGGTCTGCGGCGGGCTGGCGTTCTTCGGCCTGGGCATGGGTGCCTCGGAGGTCGCGCAGAACGTCGAAGGCGCGGAGATCGAACGCGCGCTGGCGGCTTCGGTCCTGCCCGCGATGCACGGCTGCTTCAGCATCGGCACCTTCGCCGGGGCACTGGCCGGGATCGCGCTGAACGCGCTGGCCGTGCCGGTGGCCCTGCACGTGGGCACCTCGGCCGCGTTGATGGCGGCGGTGTCGGTCTGGGCGGTGCGCGGCATCCCGGCACACGCCGCCGCCGAGGACGAGAGCGCGTCGACGGCGAAAACGAAGGTGTGGCGGGAACCCCGCGTGGTGCTGATCGGCGTGATCGTCCTGGGCATGGCGCTGGCCGAGGGCTCGGCCAACGACTGGCTGCCGCTGATCACCGTGGACGGCTTCAGCGCCACCGCGACCATCGGCTCGGTCGCCTACGCCCTGTTCGGCCTGGCGATGTCGGTCGGCCGGTTCAGCGGGAGCCGGGTGCTCGACCGGTTCGGCCGCACCACCGCGATGCGCGGCAGTGCGGTGATCGCCACCGCCGGGGTCGCGCTGGTGGTGCTCGCGCCCGGCATCGAACTCGCCGCGGTGGGCGTGGTGCTGTGGGGACTCGGCACCTCGCTGGGCTTCCCGGTCGCGTTGTCGGCCGCCGGGGACGAACCGGAGAACGCGGCGGCGCGGGTCAGCGCGGTGGCGACCATCGGGTACCTGGCGTTCCTGGTCGGGCCGCCGCTGCTGGGCCTGCTCGGCGAGTACGCCGGGCTGCGCAACGCGCTCGTTGTGGTGCTGGTGATGCTGGCGGTCGCCGGTGCCTGCGCGCCGGCGGTCAGGGATCGCGCAGCAGCGTCTCGCCCTTGA
- a CDS encoding patatin-like phospholipase family protein: MTRRALVLGGGGITGIAWEWGMLTGLAEAGVDLTGADLVVGTSAGSVVGAQVAAGIEPAVRYRAQLEPPDGELAATLGRGLMLRFALALLGPPSGERFRARVGRVALRARTEATEADRIAVIESRLPVHDWPERQLLITAVDAVTGRFRVFDRHDGVPLVHAVAASCAVPGVWPPVTIDGRRYIDGGVRSGSNADLAAGADRVVVLAPLPRGVGPMTPVAKQVEALKEEAEAVLVSPDRAALEAFGRNVLDPAARASAARAGYAQAGSAVDRIRSVWG; encoded by the coding sequence ATGACGCGGCGCGCACTGGTCCTCGGCGGCGGTGGGATCACCGGGATCGCCTGGGAATGGGGAATGCTGACGGGGCTGGCCGAGGCCGGCGTGGACCTCACCGGGGCGGATCTGGTGGTCGGCACCTCGGCCGGTTCGGTGGTGGGTGCGCAGGTCGCGGCCGGGATCGAGCCCGCGGTCCGGTACCGCGCCCAGCTCGAACCGCCGGACGGTGAACTCGCCGCGACGCTCGGCCGCGGGCTGATGCTGCGCTTCGCGCTGGCCCTGCTCGGCCCGCCGTCGGGGGAGCGGTTCCGCGCCCGCGTCGGCCGGGTCGCGCTGCGGGCCCGCACCGAGGCGACCGAGGCGGATCGCATCGCGGTGATCGAATCGCGGCTGCCGGTCCACGACTGGCCGGAGCGGCAACTGCTGATCACCGCGGTGGACGCGGTCACCGGCCGGTTCCGCGTGTTCGACCGGCACGACGGCGTGCCGCTGGTGCACGCGGTCGCGGCGAGCTGCGCGGTGCCGGGGGTTTGGCCGCCGGTGACCATCGACGGCCGCCGCTACATCGACGGCGGCGTGCGCTCCGGCTCGAACGCGGACCTGGCCGCCGGTGCGGACCGGGTGGTGGTGCTCGCGCCGCTGCCCCGCGGGGTCGGCCCGATGACCCCGGTCGCCAAGCAGGTCGAGGCGCTGAAGGAAGAGGCGGAGGCCGTGCTGGTGAGCCCGGACCGGGCCGCGCTCGAGGCGTTCGGGCGCAACGTGCTCGATCCGGCGGCCCGCGCGTCGGCCGCGCGCGCCGGTTACGCGCAGGCGGGATCGGCGGTCGACCGGATCCGGTCGGTCTGGGGTTAG
- a CDS encoding DUF1232 domain-containing protein, which translates to MFVLGVMLAVLGISTLLFRDADVLGIPATGLGVGLIVLGVLVFAGGIAWRAARRKRRIAAGEPVPVGNPVDRVRALPRLLRARREGYTGLPKSRIALWALALVYLVSPIDLLPELLPLLGVTDDAGVLVWLFSSVSSASGLFLRWERDRVRS; encoded by the coding sequence GTGTTCGTACTCGGTGTGATGCTGGCGGTACTGGGGATCTCGACCCTGTTGTTCCGGGACGCCGACGTGCTCGGCATCCCGGCGACCGGGCTGGGCGTCGGGCTGATCGTGCTCGGCGTGCTGGTGTTCGCGGGCGGGATCGCCTGGCGGGCGGCTCGCCGGAAGCGCCGGATCGCCGCCGGTGAGCCGGTGCCGGTCGGGAATCCCGTGGACCGCGTCCGCGCGCTGCCCCGCCTGCTGCGTGCCCGCCGCGAGGGCTACACCGGGCTCCCGAAGAGCCGGATCGCGTTGTGGGCGCTGGCACTGGTGTACCTGGTCTCGCCGATCGACCTGCTGCCCGAACTGCTGCCGCTGCTCGGTGTCACCGACGACGCCGGGGTGCTGGTCTGGCTGTTCTCCAGCGTTTCCTCGGCGTCGGGGTTGTTCCTGCGCTGGGAACGCGACCGCGTGCGGTCCTGA
- a CDS encoding DUF4326 domain-containing protein, producing MTCSGLPEQASRWTEDEQERAALVLGGQATVVNVRKNGPHRRLVPWLTEAGLLVYIGHAGTRHAWPESDFASPFVTEARTDRALAVRLYEEWLDQQPGLLRRLGLGELRGRALGCWCAPSQCHGDVLAGRHRGPLISIR from the coding sequence ATGACGTGCAGCGGACTGCCGGAGCAGGCGTCCCGGTGGACCGAGGACGAGCAGGAACGCGCCGCCCTGGTGCTCGGCGGGCAGGCGACCGTGGTCAACGTCCGCAAGAACGGGCCGCACCGGCGGCTGGTGCCGTGGCTGACCGAGGCGGGCCTGCTGGTCTACATCGGGCACGCCGGCACCCGGCACGCCTGGCCCGAGTCGGACTTCGCCAGCCCGTTCGTCACCGAGGCCAGGACCGACCGGGCGCTGGCGGTCCGGTTGTACGAGGAGTGGCTGGACCAGCAGCCGGGCCTGCTCCGCCGGCTCGGGCTCGGTGAGCTGCGCGGACGCGCGCTCGGCTGCTGGTGCGCGCCGAGCCAGTGCCACGGCGACGTGCTCGCCGGGCGGCACCGCGGCCCGCTGATCTCGATCCGGTAA